A genomic window from Scatophagus argus isolate fScaArg1 chromosome 17, fScaArg1.pri, whole genome shotgun sequence includes:
- the ptp4a2b gene encoding protein tyrosine phosphatase type IVA 2, translating into MGRLANMNRPAAVEIAYECMRFLITHNPTNATLNKFTEELKKFHVNTLVRVCDATYDKAPVEKEGIQVVDWPFDDGAPPPTQIVDEWLKLLNTKFREEPGCCIAVHCVAGLGRAPVLVALALIESGMKYEDAVQFIRQKRRGAFNSKQLLYLEKYRPKMRLRFKDTNGHTCCVQ; encoded by the exons ATGGG CCGTCTCGCCAACATGAACCGCCCCGCTGCAGTCGAGATTGCCTACGAGTGCATGAGGTTCCTCATCACCCACAACCCCACCAATGCCACGCTTAACAAGTTCACAGAG GAGCTGAAGAAGTTTCACGTGAACACACTGGTGAGAGTTTGTGACGCCACCTATGATAAGGCTCCAGTAGAGAAGGAGGGAATACAGGTTGTG GACTGGCCCTTCGATGATGGGGCCCCTCCTCCCACTCAAATTGTGGACGAGTGGCTCAAGCTGCTCAACACCAAGTTTCGAGAGGAACCTGGCTGTTGCATTGCTGTGCACTGTGTGGCAGGCCTTGGCCG AGCTCCTGTCTTGGTGGCCTTAGCCCTCATTGAGAGCGGGATGAAGTACGAGGATGCTGTGCAGTTCATAAGGCA GAAGAGACGTGGAGCCTTCAACTCCAAACAGCTTCTTTACCTCGAGAAATACAGACCCAAAATGCGTCTGCGGTTCAAGGATACCAATGGCCACACCTGCTGTGTGCAGTAG